Proteins from a genomic interval of Lolium perenne isolate Kyuss_39 chromosome 1, Kyuss_2.0, whole genome shotgun sequence:
- the LOC127293200 gene encoding kiwellin-1-like → MATTYALLLLLTTTLPLIALATTFPHRALLQTCQSSGSISGESGSCSTENDSECCEDGRRYRTFACSPRVTGTTRASLTLNSFADGGDGGGASSCDEKFHPDSQMVVALSTGWFSRGRRCGKRILIRAANGRTATATVVDECDSMHGCDDEHNFEPPCANNIVDGSPAVWKALGLDTDDGVVPVTWSDA, encoded by the coding sequence ATGGCCACCACCTAcgcgctcctcctcctgctcacgACCACCCTCCCCCTCATAGCTCTCGCCACCACCTTCCCTCACCGCGCCCTCCTCCAGACCTGCCAGTCGAGCGGCAGCATCTCGGGCGAGTCCGGCAGCTGCAGCACGGAGAACGACTCCGAGTGCTGCGAGGACGGGCGGCGCTACAGGACCTTCGCCTGCTCCCCGCGCGTCACCGGGACCACCCGCGCAAGCCTCACGCTCAACAGCTTCGCCGACGGCGGGGACGGCGGCGGGGCGTCCAGCTGCGACGAGAAGTTCCACCCGGACTCTCAGATGGTCGTCGCGCTCTCCACCGGCTGGTTCTCCCGCGGACGCCGCTGCGGGAAGCGCATCCTCATCCGGGCCGCCAACGGGAGGACCGCGACGGCCACCGTAGTGGACGAGTGCGACTCCATGCACGGGTGCGACGACGAGCACAACTTCGAGCCCCCCTGCGCCAACAACATCGTCGACGGGTCCCCGGCCGTGTGGAAGGCGCTCGGCCTCGACACGGACGACGGGGTGGTGCCCGTTACCTGGTCCGACGCGTGA